A single genomic interval of uncultured Pseudodesulfovibrio sp. harbors:
- a CDS encoding deoxyribonuclease IV, with protein MFLGAHMSIAGGLHMAFERIQAVDGTALQIFTRNQRQWKIPPLTPYDIELFTVAREQWGDFPIAAHDSYLINLASPKEEQAERSRIGFSEELRRIEALSVPYLVTHPGSHLGEGVEAGIRRYVENLDRAIEDSGTQTGMVLLETTAGQGTNLGSTFEELARIIELSAHSDRLGVCYDTCHTFAAGYDIRTPEAYAKTFDAFDRLIGLDRLRFFHLNDTKNEFNSRKDRHEHIGQGEIGLEGFRNLMQDPRFAEIPKTLETPKDKDLEDDRRNLAILRKMAEA; from the coding sequence ATGTTCCTTGGCGCACACATGTCCATCGCCGGAGGCCTTCATATGGCCTTTGAGCGCATTCAGGCCGTAGACGGTACTGCTCTCCAGATTTTCACCCGCAATCAGCGGCAGTGGAAAATTCCGCCCCTGACCCCATACGACATCGAACTGTTCACCGTTGCGCGCGAGCAGTGGGGAGATTTCCCCATCGCGGCACACGATTCCTACCTCATCAATCTCGCATCACCCAAAGAAGAGCAGGCCGAGCGGTCGCGCATCGGTTTTTCCGAGGAGCTTCGGCGTATCGAGGCGTTGAGCGTGCCGTATCTCGTCACGCATCCCGGTTCGCACCTCGGCGAGGGCGTTGAGGCCGGAATTCGGCGCTACGTCGAAAATCTTGACCGGGCCATTGAGGATTCCGGTACGCAGACCGGCATGGTACTTTTGGAAACCACTGCCGGACAGGGCACGAATCTCGGTTCCACATTCGAGGAACTCGCCCGCATAATCGAACTGTCGGCCCACTCCGACCGGCTCGGCGTCTGTTACGACACCTGTCATACGTTTGCGGCGGGATACGATATCCGCACCCCGGAAGCCTATGCAAAGACCTTTGACGCTTTTGACCGGCTCATCGGTCTGGACCGGCTCAGGTTCTTCCATCTCAATGACACCAAGAACGAATTCAATTCCCGCAAGGACCGGCATGAGCATATCGGTCAGGGGGAAATCGGTCTCGAAGGGTTTCGCAACCTCATGCAGGACCCGCGCTTCGCAGAGATACCCAAGACGCTTGAGACGCCCAAGGACAAGGATCTTGAGGATGACCGCCGCAATCTCGCCATCCTGCGGAAAATGGCGGAGGCATGA
- a CDS encoding HAD hydrolase-like protein, which produces MILSKLDAVIFDFDGTLAELTIDFDFMKTKIAALGEVFLGERPEPDGTPALEWLEHLVQQTMVLDRDEGLEFRSRGRLVITAMEMDAAREGRLFDFTRPTFEMLRERDVAAGVITRNISAAVRVVFPDIDDVAQAFVPRESARGVKPDPEHLFQALECVGADPAKSLMVGDHPMDIETGRAAGALTAAVTSGRVDAAGFAACKPDFVAEDVGALMDRLRESGLI; this is translated from the coding sequence ATGATTTTGAGTAAACTCGACGCTGTCATTTTCGATTTTGACGGAACGCTGGCCGAGCTGACCATTGACTTCGACTTCATGAAGACGAAGATCGCGGCGTTGGGCGAGGTATTCCTTGGAGAACGGCCCGAACCGGACGGCACGCCCGCCTTGGAATGGCTGGAACATCTGGTGCAACAGACCATGGTGCTGGATCGTGACGAGGGGCTGGAGTTTCGCAGCCGGGGACGGTTGGTGATAACCGCCATGGAAATGGACGCGGCCCGGGAAGGGCGGCTCTTTGATTTCACGCGGCCGACATTCGAGATGCTCAGGGAGCGGGATGTGGCGGCAGGCGTGATTACCCGGAATATTTCAGCGGCGGTGCGGGTGGTGTTTCCCGACATAGATGACGTGGCGCAGGCATTTGTGCCGAGAGAGAGTGCCCGTGGCGTCAAGCCGGACCCCGAGCATCTGTTTCAGGCGCTGGAGTGCGTGGGCGCTGACCCTGCGAAGTCATTGATGGTGGGCGATCATCCCATGGATATCGAGACGGGCAGGGCCGCAGGTGCCCTGACTGCGGCGGTGACGAGCGGACGTGTAGACGCGGCCGGGTTTGCGGCGTGCAAGCCTGATTTTGTGGCGGAAGACGTGGGTGCGCTCATGGATCGGCTGCGGGAGTCCGGGTTGATTTAG
- a CDS encoding methyl-accepting chemotaxis protein → MLRFKDWSLRLKILIPTFTIMSLVLLASTVATTMKAQDLAITQAKELAAKQAHAYSLDVGTDMNLALTLTRAAGVMFEKGADYKTIPDREYLDSVLVGILETHDEIAGAWCGFPANRYDGREDEYMDTYKGAYLNWYHRDGGKIVSLFRGAGNVIGKGWFETPMASRVETLTEPYPWEVDGKTFWLASAGIAVKKGGKRVGVVGFDFYLNDMQDTVLGIKPFETGYAMLVSNSGAIVAHPNPDLLNKNVGEYLPPEYRGSIERAVKEGRSFSYEAASYLTGEEQYVHFAPVKIGRTTTPWSLAVMIPMDKVREQAHSIAILSTVIGVGSVIVLLLVLIFIANLITAPIKKGITFAETLAGGDLTTDIDVEQKDEVGMLANALRAMAQRLRTIIGDVRAATDNVANGSAELSASSQTLSQGATEQAANVEEVSASMEEMASNIQSNAESATKTEQIANKAANDAEESGRAVNQAMNAMTDIAEKISVIEEIARQTNLLALNAAIEAARAGEHGKGFAVVAAEVRKLAERSGIAAAEISELSSSTVAVAQEAGEKLDTLVPDIQQTAQLIQEIAAASNEQNAGVNQINDAVQQLDQVIQQNASASEEMASTSEGLAGEAVNLQQSVSFFNIGGQTGYRQPSARTTVARRATARSLPAATRPASTAPTGVSLDMKDDDGGFERF, encoded by the coding sequence ATGTTGCGATTCAAGGACTGGAGTCTCAGGCTCAAGATACTCATTCCGACATTCACCATAATGTCGCTGGTGCTGCTGGCCAGCACGGTTGCGACGACCATGAAGGCGCAGGATCTGGCCATCACGCAGGCCAAGGAGCTGGCCGCCAAGCAGGCCCATGCTTACAGCCTTGATGTCGGCACCGACATGAATCTTGCCCTGACATTGACCCGTGCGGCCGGCGTCATGTTTGAAAAGGGTGCGGACTACAAGACCATTCCCGATCGTGAGTATCTGGATTCCGTCCTCGTGGGGATTCTGGAAACCCATGACGAAATCGCGGGTGCGTGGTGTGGGTTCCCTGCCAACCGGTACGATGGACGAGAAGACGAATACATGGATACGTACAAGGGTGCGTACCTGAACTGGTATCATCGTGATGGCGGAAAGATCGTCAGCCTTTTCCGCGGTGCGGGCAATGTCATCGGAAAGGGCTGGTTTGAAACGCCCATGGCGAGCCGGGTGGAAACCCTTACCGAACCGTATCCGTGGGAAGTGGACGGGAAGACGTTCTGGCTGGCCTCTGCCGGTATTGCCGTGAAAAAAGGCGGCAAAAGGGTCGGCGTTGTGGGTTTCGATTTCTACCTGAACGACATGCAGGACACCGTTCTCGGCATCAAGCCGTTTGAGACCGGGTATGCCATGCTCGTTTCCAATTCCGGCGCCATCGTGGCCCATCCGAATCCTGATTTGCTGAACAAGAATGTCGGTGAGTACCTTCCTCCCGAATATCGCGGCAGCATTGAGAGGGCGGTGAAAGAGGGCAGGAGTTTTTCCTATGAGGCAGCCTCTTACCTGACCGGAGAAGAACAGTATGTGCATTTTGCTCCGGTGAAGATCGGTCGAACCACCACCCCGTGGAGTCTGGCCGTGATGATTCCCATGGATAAGGTGCGGGAACAGGCCCACTCCATCGCCATCCTGAGTACGGTCATCGGTGTCGGTTCCGTGATCGTGCTGCTTCTTGTTCTCATTTTCATTGCCAATCTCATTACCGCTCCCATCAAGAAGGGGATCACGTTTGCCGAGACACTTGCAGGCGGCGACCTGACCACGGATATCGACGTCGAGCAGAAGGATGAGGTGGGCATGCTTGCCAATGCATTGCGCGCCATGGCCCAGCGGCTTCGGACGATCATTGGCGACGTCCGGGCGGCTACCGACAATGTGGCGAACGGCAGCGCGGAGCTTTCGGCCTCGTCGCAGACCCTGTCGCAGGGTGCCACCGAGCAGGCGGCCAATGTCGAAGAGGTCTCGGCTTCCATGGAAGAGATGGCCTCGAACATTCAGAGTAATGCGGAAAGCGCCACCAAGACGGAGCAGATCGCCAACAAGGCTGCAAACGATGCCGAGGAAAGCGGAAGGGCCGTGAATCAGGCCATGAACGCCATGACCGATATCGCGGAAAAGATCTCCGTCATTGAGGAGATCGCACGTCAGACCAACCTGCTCGCCCTAAACGCAGCCATCGAGGCCGCCCGTGCGGGTGAACACGGCAAGGGTTTTGCCGTGGTTGCCGCCGAAGTTCGCAAGCTGGCCGAACGCAGCGGAATCGCCGCCGCCGAGATCAGTGAACTGTCTTCGTCCACAGTGGCCGTGGCGCAGGAAGCCGGTGAAAAGCTCGATACGCTGGTGCCGGACATTCAGCAGACGGCACAACTCATTCAGGAGATCGCCGCAGCCAGCAACGAGCAGAATGCGGGCGTCAACCAGATCAACGACGCGGTGCAGCAGTTGGATCAGGTGATCCAGCAGAATGCTTCGGCGTCGGAAGAAATGGCCTCCACCTCTGAAGGTCTGGCCGGTGAAGCGGTCAATCTTCAGCAGTCGGTGAGCTTCTTCAATATCGGAGGACAGACCGGATACAGGCAGCCTTCGGCGCGTACCACGGTAGCACGCCGAGCCACGGCAAGGTCTTTGCCTGCGGCAACCCGCCCCGCTTCCACGGCACCTACGGGAGTCTCGCTGGACATGAAAGACGATGACGGCGGATTTGAACGCTTCTAG
- a CDS encoding HD-GYP domain-containing protein: MSADEVRAAMKEKSVDTVREKSGESDLVSVQDELRRVDKLYGEALGYARQFIDDVRDGKPFDFQDAAPLVSGFIDSVFRNESAAAAIGRLKAFDEYTYTHCINVSILAVILGKKLGYSPEKLELVGIAGLFHDVGKAVIPESILNKPGKLTEDEMEVMRTHPLRGYGILKAQQNIPVEVLRGTLEHHEKYDGSGYPRGLKGEQISDIARLLAVVDVYDALTSRRVYKEPMPPTKVLALMYKWRVTDFHPNTVELFIKSLGVYPVGSFVRLSSGLHGVVTDLNPLDPLRPKVRVAYDENMQPLEVKDEDLSQGDLSIMDVVNPDDHGIEIYSLIQ; this comes from the coding sequence ATGTCCGCCGACGAAGTGCGGGCGGCCATGAAAGAGAAGAGTGTTGACACCGTTCGGGAAAAGAGCGGTGAAAGCGATCTCGTGTCGGTGCAGGACGAACTGCGGCGCGTGGACAAGCTGTACGGTGAAGCCCTTGGGTATGCTCGTCAGTTCATAGACGACGTCCGTGACGGCAAGCCGTTTGATTTTCAGGATGCCGCGCCGCTGGTGAGCGGGTTTATCGATTCCGTGTTCCGCAACGAATCCGCGGCCGCAGCCATCGGTCGGCTCAAGGCGTTTGACGAATACACGTACACGCACTGCATCAATGTTTCGATACTGGCTGTTATCCTTGGGAAAAAGCTCGGCTATTCGCCGGAGAAGCTGGAGTTGGTCGGTATTGCAGGCCTGTTTCATGATGTGGGCAAGGCGGTCATTCCGGAGAGCATCCTCAACAAACCGGGCAAACTGACCGAGGATGAAATGGAGGTCATGCGTACGCATCCCCTGCGTGGCTACGGCATCCTCAAGGCGCAACAGAATATTCCGGTGGAGGTGCTGCGCGGCACACTGGAACACCATGAAAAGTATGACGGCAGCGGCTATCCCCGCGGCCTGAAAGGTGAGCAGATCAGTGATATCGCACGGTTGCTTGCCGTGGTGGACGTGTATGACGCACTGACAAGCAGGCGGGTGTATAAGGAACCCATGCCGCCGACCAAGGTGCTGGCCCTGATGTACAAATGGCGTGTGACCGATTTTCATCCCAATACCGTGGAGCTTTTCATCAAGAGTCTGGGAGTGTATCCCGTGGGCAGTTTTGTCCGGCTCAGTTCAGGGCTGCACGGCGTGGTTACCGATCTCAATCCCCTGGACCCGCTACGGCCGAAAGTGCGCGTCGCGTATGACGAGAACATGCAGCCGCTTGAAGTGAAAGACGAAGACCTCTCCCAAGGCGATCTGTCCATCATGGACGTCGTCAATCCCGATGACCACGGGATAGAAATTTACAGCCTGATTCAATAG